Proteins from a genomic interval of Deltaproteobacteria bacterium:
- a CDS encoding dTMP kinase: MKGKLITFEGIEGCGKTTQVDRTCRWMESQGRPFLRTREPGGTGIGRQIRKILLDTRNRTLDAMAELMLYAADRAQHIRELIRPALDRGEWVLCDRFVDATLAYQGDGRGLDRKTIATLNEMATGGLKPALTLLIDLPVEIGLSRAIRRNHQEGATREEGRFEAEEVAFHERVRGSYLRMAEAEPDRFRLLDGTQSPDEIHRGIVSFLSPCL, encoded by the coding sequence ATGAAGGGAAAGCTGATCACTTTCGAAGGAATTGAGGGGTGCGGCAAGACGACCCAGGTCGATCGGACCTGCCGCTGGATGGAGAGTCAGGGACGCCCCTTTCTCCGAACCCGGGAACCGGGGGGGACCGGAATCGGCCGACAGATCCGGAAGATCCTCCTCGATACGCGGAACCGGACCCTCGATGCCATGGCAGAGCTGATGCTCTATGCCGCCGACCGTGCCCAGCATATACGGGAACTGATCCGGCCGGCCCTTGACCGGGGTGAGTGGGTTCTCTGCGATCGGTTTGTCGATGCCACCCTTGCTTATCAGGGGGATGGCCGGGGGCTGGACCGAAAAACCATCGCCACCCTCAATGAGATGGCTACGGGAGGGTTGAAGCCGGCGCTGACCCTGCTGATCGATCTTCCTGTTGAGATCGGCCTCTCCCGTGCGATTCGGCGGAATCATCAGGAAGGGGCGACAAGGGAAGAAGGGCGTTTCGAGGCGGAAGAGGTTGCTTTTCATGAACGGGTACGCGGGAGTTATCTCCGGATGGCCGAAGCGGAACCGGACCGGTTTCGTCTCCTCGACGGAACCCAAAGCCCCGACGAGATTCACCGAGGGATCGTATCGTTTCTGAGCCCCTGTCTGTAG
- the holB gene encoding DNA polymerase III subunit delta', whose product MSFSEVLGQAQAIEVLQRERSHERIPHAYLFCGPDGVGKKRTAFALAQSLQCETGGVDGCGDCPACRKVAHDRHPDVHFYQPVARTKGAMSKIYIDQIRELQGAISLKAMEGRKKIMIVDDADRMVDQAANALLKTLEEPPGDSLLILIATFPDLLPSTILSRSRKVRFRPLSDELVTRVLMRERGMTEEGARTLARFAQGSLSRVMEVEPEDLLTHREEFLKESGRWKEGDLGAVFDFCARFAKNSGDAVDFIHYLLEWTRDLIALKLQGPEGVLIYRDRIPDLEAGCRGTTVEDLLEQFDRLQGTLKKLDRNVNPRLALEIALSRLVA is encoded by the coding sequence GTGTCTTTTTCAGAAGTGCTGGGCCAAGCGCAGGCGATAGAGGTTTTGCAGCGTGAACGGAGCCATGAACGGATCCCCCATGCCTATCTCTTCTGCGGCCCGGACGGCGTCGGGAAAAAACGGACCGCCTTCGCTCTGGCGCAGTCCCTCCAATGTGAGACCGGTGGGGTTGATGGCTGCGGTGATTGTCCGGCCTGCCGCAAGGTTGCACACGACCGGCATCCCGATGTCCATTTTTATCAGCCCGTCGCCCGGACCAAGGGGGCCATGTCGAAGATTTATATCGATCAGATCCGGGAACTCCAGGGAGCCATCTCCCTGAAGGCGATGGAGGGACGGAAAAAGATCATGATTGTCGACGATGCGGACCGGATGGTCGATCAGGCCGCCAATGCCCTGCTCAAGACCCTCGAGGAACCGCCGGGAGATTCTCTCCTGATTCTGATTGCGACCTTCCCGGACCTCCTTCCGTCAACGATTCTCTCCCGGAGCCGGAAGGTCCGCTTCCGGCCGTTGTCCGACGAGTTGGTGACGCGGGTTCTGATGCGGGAACGGGGAATGACGGAAGAAGGAGCGCGGACACTGGCCCGTTTTGCCCAGGGGAGTCTTTCCCGGGTTATGGAAGTGGAACCGGAGGATCTTCTCACCCACAGGGAAGAGTTCCTGAAGGAAAGCGGTCGGTGGAAGGAAGGAGACCTGGGCGCTGTTTTTGATTTTTGCGCACGCTTTGCCAAGAATAGCGGCGATGCCGTAGATTTTATCCACTACCTCCTGGAATGGACAAGGGATCTGATCGCCCTGAAACTGCAGGGACCGGAAGGGGTTCTGATCTATCGGGACCGAATCCCCGATCTTGAGGCGGGCTGCCGGGGGACGACAGTAGAGGATCTGCTGGAGCAGTTTGACCGGCTGCAGGGGACCTTGAAAAAACTGGATCGAAATGTAAATCCGAGGCTGGCGCTGGAGATCGCCTTGAGCCGCCTGGTCGCATGA
- a CDS encoding stage 0 sporulation family protein: protein MAKIVTICFKNSNKKYNFDPGDLDLKVGDRVIVETDKGLTCGTLSGGIQQVSSDYLKKPLKKVIRVVGEKDLERLEENHQLEQKARKICLDRVAARRLQMKLVEVEYLFDRSKVIFYFTADGRIDFRELVRDLASQLRVRIEMRQIGVRDEARMLGGVGPCGKEFCCRSYLQEFEPVSIKMAKHQNLSINPAKISGVCGRLLCCLSYENSFYHGFKKGLPKPGKMIMTAGGPVKVRTHNVLQGSITVMGREGKKVDLVEPDLSHLRKGLPLERDLFAGEEKKTAPFAPVPAESGPKEVADNGTKPKPNAKSKPRSRFKPRAGQSKPRKAAPSEGESDGLLNKLKKMTGIQKDEEEGRKKRRPRRRRRRRPRGKASSTSGGESKN from the coding sequence ATGGCAAAAATTGTAACGATCTGTTTCAAGAACAGCAATAAAAAATATAATTTCGATCCCGGAGACCTTGATCTCAAAGTCGGCGACCGGGTGATTGTGGAAACGGACAAGGGCCTGACCTGCGGGACCCTTTCCGGCGGGATTCAGCAGGTTAGCAGCGATTACCTGAAAAAACCGCTGAAAAAAGTTATACGCGTGGTTGGCGAGAAGGACCTGGAAAGACTGGAGGAGAACCATCAACTCGAACAGAAAGCCCGAAAAATTTGTCTCGACCGGGTTGCCGCCCGACGACTTCAGATGAAACTGGTCGAGGTGGAGTATCTTTTCGACCGGTCCAAGGTGATCTTCTATTTTACGGCCGACGGACGGATCGATTTCCGGGAACTTGTCCGGGACCTTGCCTCTCAGCTTCGGGTCCGGATTGAGATGCGCCAGATCGGTGTCCGGGACGAGGCGAGGATGCTGGGCGGGGTCGGTCCCTGCGGGAAGGAGTTCTGCTGCCGGTCCTATCTGCAGGAGTTCGAACCGGTCTCGATCAAAATGGCCAAGCATCAGAACCTCTCCATCAACCCGGCCAAAATCTCCGGGGTCTGCGGCCGGCTGCTCTGCTGCCTTAGCTACGAAAACAGTTTCTATCACGGGTTCAAGAAAGGCCTGCCCAAACCGGGAAAAATGATCATGACGGCCGGCGGGCCGGTGAAGGTCCGCACGCATAACGTACTGCAAGGGAGCATAACCGTCATGGGCAGGGAAGGGAAAAAGGTCGATCTTGTCGAACCGGACCTGTCACACCTCCGGAAAGGGCTCCCCCTCGAAAGAGACCTTTTTGCCGGGGAAGAGAAGAAGACGGCGCCCTTTGCTCCTGTACCGGCCGAATCCGGCCCCAAAGAAGTTGCCGATAACGGGACAAAACCGAAACCGAATGCAAAGTCAAAACCAAGATCTCGTTTCAAACCGAGGGCCGGACAGTCAAAACCCCGGAAGGCGGCTCCTTCCGAAGGGGAGTCGGACGGCCTTTTAAACAAGCTGAAGAAAATGACGGGAATACAGAAGGATGAGGAAGAGGGGCGCAAAAAACGTCGGCCGAGACGGCGGCGAAGACGCAGACCCCGGGGGAAAGCCTCTTCCACATCGGGGGGCGAGAGCAAAAATTAA
- the metG gene encoding methionine--tRNA ligase has product MKNPFYLTTPIYYVNDVPHIGHAYTTTATDALARYRRMMGDSVFFLTGTDEHGQKVEKSAALQGISPKELADRVVGRYRTLWREMTISNDDFIRTTEARHREAVQSLWKTVEEKGDIYLGEYEDWYCTPCETFLTDHQLVNGACPDCGRVPERLREESYFFRMSRYGDRLLDFYEKHPDFVRPESRRNEIVQFIRGGLRDLSISRTTFSWGIPVPGNPRHVIYVWFDALTNYLSALGFPSDRERFETYWPAKVHVIGKDILRFHAVYWPTFLMAAGLPLPEQVFSHGWWTVDGEKMSKSKGNVVDPGKMVERYGADPFRYFLLREVPFGLDGDFSEKALVGRFNSDLANDLGNLFSRVTTMLGKYCGGKAVRTGGGGELRERAEAVLAAVDGHMEKLAFHLALQEIWGLINAANRYVDRKAPWTLAGDPGRHDELNAVMYHLIETLRLVTLLISPFMPATAKKCALLFGMTEKDFRKENLVWGKTSDGLSVSRAEPLFPRRERKPDVAVPKKKEVKAEKERKKELLTLKEFACLDLRSGVIREAGPVPESDRLLLLKVDTGETDPRQVVAGIAERYRPADLIGREVVVVCNLKPAKIRGVESRGMILAVEGKDGLVLVGFDENVGPGRKVR; this is encoded by the coding sequence ATGAAAAACCCTTTCTACCTGACGACACCGATCTACTATGTCAATGATGTTCCCCATATCGGCCATGCCTATACCACGACAGCGACCGATGCCCTGGCCCGGTACCGGAGGATGATGGGGGATTCGGTCTTCTTCCTGACCGGCACCGATGAACACGGGCAGAAAGTGGAAAAGAGCGCCGCCCTCCAGGGGATCTCCCCGAAGGAGTTGGCCGACCGGGTGGTGGGACGATACCGGACGCTCTGGCGGGAGATGACCATTTCCAACGATGATTTCATACGGACCACCGAGGCCCGGCACAGGGAGGCCGTGCAGTCCCTCTGGAAGACCGTCGAAGAAAAGGGGGACATCTATCTCGGGGAATACGAGGATTGGTACTGCACCCCCTGCGAGACCTTCCTGACGGACCACCAATTAGTGAACGGGGCCTGCCCGGATTGCGGACGTGTTCCCGAACGGCTCCGCGAGGAGAGCTATTTCTTCCGGATGTCCCGCTACGGCGACCGGCTCCTCGATTTTTATGAGAAACATCCCGACTTTGTCCGGCCGGAATCCCGCCGGAATGAAATCGTTCAGTTCATCCGGGGAGGGCTTCGCGACCTGAGCATCAGCCGTACCACCTTCTCCTGGGGGATCCCCGTGCCGGGCAACCCGAGGCATGTGATCTACGTCTGGTTCGATGCCCTGACAAACTACCTGTCGGCCTTGGGGTTCCCGTCGGATCGGGAACGTTTCGAGACCTACTGGCCGGCGAAGGTCCATGTGATCGGCAAGGATATCCTGCGGTTTCATGCCGTCTACTGGCCGACCTTTCTCATGGCGGCGGGACTGCCTCTGCCGGAGCAGGTTTTCAGTCACGGCTGGTGGACGGTGGACGGGGAGAAGATGTCGAAATCGAAGGGGAACGTCGTCGATCCGGGGAAGATGGTCGAGCGGTACGGCGCCGATCCCTTCCGCTACTTTCTGCTCCGGGAGGTCCCTTTCGGTCTGGACGGTGACTTTTCGGAGAAGGCCCTGGTGGGACGGTTTAATTCCGACCTGGCCAACGACCTGGGGAATCTTTTCTCCCGGGTGACGACCATGCTCGGCAAGTACTGCGGCGGGAAGGCGGTACGGACCGGCGGAGGCGGGGAACTGCGGGAGAGGGCCGAAGCGGTCCTGGCCGCGGTGGACGGTCACATGGAAAAACTCGCCTTTCACCTGGCGCTCCAGGAGATCTGGGGGCTGATCAATGCCGCCAACCGCTATGTCGACCGGAAGGCGCCCTGGACCCTCGCCGGGGATCCCGGCCGTCATGACGAGCTGAATGCCGTCATGTATCATCTCATCGAGACGCTTCGGCTGGTGACCCTGCTGATCTCTCCCTTCATGCCGGCGACGGCGAAGAAATGCGCCCTGCTCTTCGGGATGACGGAGAAGGATTTCCGGAAGGAGAACCTGGTCTGGGGGAAGACCTCCGATGGGCTTTCCGTCTCCAGGGCGGAACCGCTCTTTCCCCGGCGGGAGAGGAAACCCGATGTTGCCGTGCCGAAGAAGAAGGAGGTCAAAGCGGAGAAAGAGAGAAAAAAAGAGCTTCTTACCCTCAAAGAGTTTGCCTGCCTTGATCTTCGTTCCGGGGTGATCCGGGAGGCCGGGCCGGTGCCGGAATCGGACCGGCTCCTCCTGCTGAAGGTCGATACGGGGGAGACCGATCCCCGCCAGGTGGTGGCCGGGATTGCGGAAAGATACCGGCCCGCCGATCTGATCGGCCGGGAGGTGGTGGTCGTCTGCAATCTCAAGCCGGCGAAGATTCGGGGGGTGGAGTCCCGGGGAATGATCCTGGCCGTGGAGGGCAAGGATGGACTTGTCCTGGTCGGTTTTGATGAGAATGTCGGACCGGGGAGGAAGGTGCGGTAA
- a CDS encoding YchF/TatD family DNA exonuclease: MLIDSHAHLTMDKFKEDRSEVLARAHAAGVDTILTVGTDPSEWEGVCALARMEGAVEIYAALGLHPHEASSWSEALAQSLRTRCAGERVVALGEIGFDFHYDHSSAAEQEAAFRAQVRLAKELSLPLVVHSREAEAETMRVLREEGVSGTGGVIHCFSGSREMARQALELGLFISFSGTLTFKNAGNLREIAREIPIEKMLIETDCPYLAPQPVRGKRNEPAYVRYVAEVLADLKGLTVEDVARITRHNARELFSMGSADTEGKIAYRIRDSLYLNITNRCTNACGFCVRNHSDFVKGHNLRLDREPGAADVIRSIGDPKEYREVVFCGYGEPLIRIGLVKEVAAWIHEQGGRVRINTNGQGDLIHGRKIVPELSGLVDAFSVSLNTENEEKYRAICRPRFGSGTYEAVRDFIRQAREIAEVSVTVLDLPDVDVEACMKIASEELQVGFRMRYYDEVG, from the coding sequence ATGTTGATCGATTCCCACGCCCACCTGACGATGGACAAATTTAAAGAAGACCGGTCCGAGGTCCTGGCCCGGGCCCATGCGGCGGGGGTTGATACGATCCTCACGGTGGGAACCGATCCTTCCGAGTGGGAAGGAGTCTGCGCTCTGGCCCGGATGGAGGGGGCGGTGGAGATCTATGCCGCGCTGGGTCTTCATCCTCATGAAGCTTCCTCCTGGTCGGAGGCGTTGGCGCAATCCCTGCGGACCCGTTGCGCCGGTGAAAGGGTGGTGGCCCTGGGGGAGATCGGTTTCGATTTTCACTATGATCATTCTTCCGCGGCGGAGCAGGAGGCCGCCTTCCGGGCGCAGGTCCGCCTGGCGAAAGAACTCTCCCTCCCCCTTGTGGTTCACTCCCGGGAGGCGGAGGCCGAGACCATGCGGGTCCTGCGGGAAGAGGGGGTATCCGGAACCGGGGGGGTGATTCACTGTTTCTCCGGCAGCCGGGAGATGGCGCGGCAGGCGCTGGAACTCGGTCTCTTCATCTCCTTTTCCGGGACTCTGACCTTTAAGAATGCCGGGAACCTTCGGGAGATCGCCCGGGAAATCCCGATCGAGAAAATGCTCATCGAGACCGACTGTCCCTATCTTGCCCCGCAGCCGGTACGGGGCAAACGGAACGAACCGGCCTATGTTCGTTATGTCGCGGAGGTCCTGGCCGATCTCAAGGGGCTGACAGTGGAGGATGTGGCCCGAATCACCCGTCACAACGCGCGGGAACTCTTCTCCATGGGTTCGGCGGACACCGAAGGGAAGATCGCCTACCGGATCCGGGATTCCCTCTATCTGAATATTACCAACCGTTGCACCAATGCGTGCGGTTTCTGCGTCCGCAACCACAGTGATTTCGTGAAGGGGCATAACCTCCGGCTGGATCGTGAGCCCGGGGCCGCTGATGTGATCCGCTCCATCGGGGACCCGAAGGAGTATCGTGAAGTCGTTTTCTGCGGGTACGGGGAGCCGCTGATCCGTATCGGACTTGTTAAGGAAGTTGCGGCATGGATTCACGAGCAAGGAGGCCGGGTTCGCATCAACACCAACGGTCAGGGAGACCTGATTCACGGACGGAAGATCGTGCCCGAGCTGTCCGGTCTGGTCGATGCCTTTTCGGTGAGTCTCAACACGGAAAATGAAGAGAAATACCGGGCCATCTGTCGGCCCCGTTTCGGTTCCGGGACCTATGAGGCGGTGCGCGATTTCATCCGGCAGGCCCGGGAGATTGCCGAGGTGAGTGTCACCGTCCTCGATCTGCCCGATGTCGATGTGGAAGCCTGTATGAAAATTGCTTCGGAGGAGTTGCAAGTCGGTTTCCGGATGCGATATTATGACGAAGTGGGGTAA
- a CDS encoding AAA family ATPase — protein MYTAFYGFKEKPFKLVPDPRFLYMSEAHKTALSHLQYGIEDRNGFVVITGEVGSGKTLLLRVLMNSLPASTQVARVINTNFNAQELLEHVLNEFGVEVESRKTKPQLLSMLTRVLLTAFAEKKEAILVIDEAQNLSINALEELRMISNLETNTEKLVQIVMVGQPQLRHKLNLPILEQLKQRITVQYHLGPLNEQECAGYVNHRLKVAGGAPMDLFAPEALKLIYDYAGGIPRLINVISDAALRLGYVEGTKRLDEKLLHSVMEELQEIGDGAPRAATQPRQVMTTVLDQNAVELNRKFQDLYNRMQSVYAGKGEESLLLYEQLLNVEKEQDPKKQATLKAREEMLFSREQEIHRKLLEVSTRLNEVNAVKESLEEKKIEIQNKVLEVDQQLRRMREWKSEMSSSSAAGSADQLLKQKMEALEGIQQRLQERETDLNDKMEELRSILQELEQKKVLLDHLGSERPMEERLKDLEKQQALVRRKAEELMSRLGFLEKEIRTERKEKAQGPPPGGSSSNMQGIQDQEFRKDLIHRVERLKSDIDTLGFQKKLFHASTEKDDKIQSRLEKIERQFSSLQKKEERLLSKIENIQESSRLLENKTFAVDEMTEKVTRRDRLLEKKLGELYNLILAMERKDPLFPAQEVRSALPVLAGEDGVERTAGLSGAEPAGKASAPGRRFNMLIREILKGS, from the coding sequence ATGTATACTGCATTTTACGGATTCAAAGAAAAACCCTTCAAACTTGTACCGGATCCCCGTTTTCTCTATATGAGCGAAGCACATAAGACGGCTCTGAGTCATCTACAATACGGGATCGAGGACCGGAACGGTTTCGTTGTCATTACCGGGGAGGTGGGGTCCGGCAAGACCCTCCTGCTCCGGGTCCTGATGAACAGTCTGCCGGCGAGCACTCAGGTGGCCCGCGTCATCAACACGAATTTCAATGCGCAGGAGTTGCTTGAGCATGTCCTCAATGAATTCGGTGTGGAGGTGGAGAGTCGGAAAACAAAACCCCAGCTACTCTCCATGCTGACGCGTGTTCTGCTGACGGCCTTCGCTGAGAAAAAAGAAGCGATCCTGGTGATTGATGAGGCTCAGAATCTCAGTATCAATGCCCTGGAAGAGTTGCGGATGATCTCGAATCTTGAGACCAACACGGAAAAGCTGGTGCAGATCGTCATGGTCGGACAGCCGCAGCTTCGACACAAACTGAATCTCCCCATATTAGAGCAGCTGAAACAGCGGATCACCGTACAGTATCATCTCGGTCCGCTAAACGAACAGGAGTGTGCAGGCTATGTGAACCATCGGCTCAAAGTTGCCGGGGGGGCGCCGATGGATCTTTTTGCTCCGGAAGCACTGAAGCTCATTTATGACTATGCCGGAGGCATCCCGAGGTTGATCAATGTCATCTCGGATGCTGCACTCCGCTTAGGCTATGTGGAAGGAACGAAGAGGCTGGATGAAAAGCTCCTCCACAGTGTCATGGAAGAGTTGCAGGAGATCGGTGATGGAGCGCCGCGGGCAGCAACGCAGCCTCGACAGGTGATGACGACGGTACTGGATCAGAATGCCGTGGAACTGAACAGAAAGTTTCAGGACCTCTACAACCGGATGCAGTCCGTCTATGCCGGGAAGGGAGAGGAGAGTCTGCTCCTTTATGAACAGTTGTTGAATGTTGAAAAGGAGCAGGACCCGAAGAAGCAGGCCACATTAAAGGCGCGGGAGGAGATGCTCTTTTCCCGGGAACAGGAGATCCACCGGAAACTCCTTGAGGTTTCCACCCGCCTCAACGAGGTCAATGCCGTCAAAGAAAGTCTGGAAGAGAAAAAGATCGAGATTCAGAACAAGGTCCTGGAAGTTGATCAGCAACTTCGCAGGATGCGGGAATGGAAGTCGGAAATGTCTTCCTCCTCTGCGGCCGGGTCGGCCGATCAGCTCCTGAAGCAGAAAATGGAAGCGTTGGAAGGCATCCAGCAACGTCTGCAGGAACGAGAAACCGACCTGAACGATAAGATGGAAGAACTGCGAAGTATCCTCCAGGAGCTGGAGCAGAAAAAGGTCCTTCTGGACCACCTGGGAAGCGAAAGGCCGATGGAGGAGCGTTTGAAGGACCTGGAGAAACAGCAGGCCCTGGTACGCCGGAAGGCGGAGGAGCTAATGAGCCGGCTGGGATTTCTCGAAAAGGAGATCCGGACGGAACGAAAGGAAAAAGCACAGGGGCCGCCCCCCGGGGGTTCCTCCTCAAACATGCAGGGTATACAGGATCAGGAGTTTCGGAAAGACCTGATTCATCGTGTGGAACGGTTGAAGTCCGATATTGATACTCTCGGTTTTCAGAAAAAGCTTTTTCATGCTTCAACGGAAAAAGACGACAAAATTCAGTCCCGACTGGAAAAAATCGAACGGCAATTTTCTTCTCTTCAGAAAAAGGAGGAACGCCTGCTGAGCAAGATTGAGAATATCCAGGAGAGTTCACGGCTTTTAGAGAACAAGACATTCGCCGTCGACGAGATGACGGAAAAGGTAACCCGGCGGGACAGACTGCTGGAAAAGAAGCTCGGTGAGTTGTACAACCTGATTTTGGCGATGGAGAGAAAGGACCCGCTCTTTCCGGCCCAAGAGGTCCGGTCGGCCTTACCCGTTTTGGCGGGGGAGGACGGGGTTGAAAGGACGGCTGGGCTGTCCGGAGCCGAACCCGCCGGAAAGGCTTCGGCGCCGGGCCGACGGTTCAATATGCTCATCCGTGAAATTTTGAAAGGATCGTAA
- a CDS encoding DUF4388 domain-containing protein yields the protein MEIQGLLQDVSVSALLLQAESEEQTGVLYLKGEGMIGEVAFENGRIYAAASPFVRERIGQRLILEGVIRPADLYQALQDQENHPKHALGELLVERGLLPPERLQEFLTFQIEEAVLHLAMWQKGRFTFERRSRRKKHPVGLCPGKILEQKERMMKLKEELPRGVMEWVEKSPDSCLFHRFQSDMERTFSRAERFEPRIIILLVEGDSRMRMMVHDELVKHNFSIKGAGNVTKARAQIDHLLEQGYSPIVVTDVDFPHRKKEMQLEGLSFMETLHQEHPEIPILVSTSYPISNLRRKILFSGGIFCLVKPDLDVLSSRNFEQVFQAYIRELGYCLDLSIQQYYQQYYRERAEILRDDLMENLMNARAEINRLGSHSIEETKIHDLYYRVSDLLVRQGNVDHAIEEVLKFLAERFDHVALFLWGKKYLNGYLGRSNLRADFGETVAKVSVEHGRIPFLVGLNKKTVFTGPPPEEDSYREFLDRFLPAPPSWQLLYPLEVLGKVVALWYADREQGEASLQETRVLVALVNLIALSLKMDIEGVA from the coding sequence ATGGAAATTCAAGGATTGCTTCAGGATGTGTCGGTTTCGGCACTTCTCCTGCAGGCGGAATCGGAAGAACAAACGGGTGTCCTCTATCTGAAAGGAGAGGGGATGATCGGTGAAGTGGCTTTTGAAAACGGACGGATCTATGCGGCCGCTTCTCCTTTTGTCCGGGAACGGATCGGACAGCGGTTGATTCTCGAAGGGGTCATCCGTCCCGCCGATCTCTATCAGGCACTGCAGGATCAGGAAAATCACCCCAAACATGCCTTGGGAGAACTTCTGGTGGAACGGGGACTCCTTCCTCCGGAACGTCTTCAGGAGTTCCTGACCTTCCAGATCGAAGAAGCCGTCCTCCATCTCGCCATGTGGCAAAAGGGGCGTTTTACTTTTGAACGGCGTTCCCGGCGAAAGAAGCATCCGGTGGGACTTTGTCCGGGTAAAATTCTGGAGCAGAAGGAACGTATGATGAAACTGAAAGAAGAACTCCCCCGCGGGGTGATGGAGTGGGTGGAAAAGTCTCCCGATTCATGCCTTTTCCACCGATTCCAGTCCGATATGGAAAGAACCTTCTCGCGGGCGGAACGGTTTGAGCCCCGGATTATCATTCTGCTGGTTGAAGGAGATTCGCGGATGCGGATGATGGTCCACGATGAACTGGTGAAACACAATTTCAGCATCAAGGGGGCCGGGAATGTCACGAAGGCCCGGGCACAGATTGACCACCTGCTGGAACAGGGCTACAGCCCGATCGTGGTGACCGATGTTGATTTTCCGCACCGGAAAAAAGAGATGCAATTAGAAGGTCTCTCTTTCATGGAGACCCTGCATCAGGAACATCCGGAGATTCCCATTCTGGTTTCCACCTCGTATCCAATTTCAAATCTGCGTAGAAAAATCCTCTTTTCAGGCGGGATCTTCTGCCTGGTGAAACCGGACCTGGACGTCCTTTCCTCTCGAAATTTTGAGCAGGTCTTCCAAGCCTATATCCGGGAGTTAGGATATTGCCTCGATCTCAGTATCCAGCAATATTATCAGCAGTATTATCGGGAGCGGGCGGAGATCCTCCGCGATGATCTGATGGAAAATCTGATGAATGCCCGTGCGGAAATCAATCGTCTCGGGAGTCACTCGATTGAAGAGACAAAGATCCATGATCTCTACTACCGGGTGAGTGATCTACTGGTTCGGCAGGGGAATGTGGACCATGCCATTGAGGAGGTCCTGAAATTTTTGGCGGAGCGGTTCGACCATGTGGCCCTCTTTCTGTGGGGCAAGAAGTATCTGAATGGTTATCTGGGCCGGTCGAACCTCCGGGCGGATTTCGGAGAGACGGTGGCCAAGGTCTCCGTGGAACACGGCCGGATCCCCTTTCTCGTCGGCCTGAACAAGAAAACTGTTTTTACCGGCCCACCGCCGGAAGAGGATTCCTACCGTGAGTTTCTGGATCGTTTTCTCCCGGCTCCCCCTTCCTGGCAGCTTCTCTATCCGTTGGAAGTTCTGGGAAAGGTCGTCGCCCTGTGGTATGCGGACCGGGAGCAGGGAGAGGCATCTCTTCAGGAGACCCGGGTGCTGGTCGCCCTGGTGAATCTGATTGCCCTCTCCTTGAAAATGGATATTGAAGGTGTCGCGTAA